GGGGCTGGTCGGCGTCGACCTGATCGACACCGTCACCGGCGAGGCGAGCCACGAGCCGACCGATGGCGGCTTCGTCGCGATCGGCCACAGTCCGTCGACCGAATTGTTCAAGGGCAAGCTGCCGCTTGATGACGACGGCTATCTGCAGGTCACGCCGGGCACCTCGCTGACCTCGATCCCGGGCGTCTTCGCCGCGGGTGATGTCACCGACAAAATCTATCGCCAGGCGGTGACCGCCGCGGGCATGGGCTGCATGGCTGCGCTCGACGCCGAACGCTTCCTCGCCGAAGCCGAATATCACGCGATGGCGACGGCGTGAGCGGCCTGTAGCGGTGGTTGACGACCGGAAGCTGCCCTTCCTTTCATCGTCGTCCCGGACTTGATCCTGGATCCACGACGACGGCGCAGCTACGGATCCCGGACCAAGTCCCGGACGACGAAGCGGAGGTAGTTTGCCGCCAGCTCCCAACCTCTAAGCCGAGATCGGCATCGAGGACGGCGGCGCGATTACTTCAATATTTCAAGGATTCGTGCCGCCAACCACTCCCCATCGTCGCCAGCAAAGCTGTGCGACGGGCTGGCGAGGCGCCTGACCGGAACGCGATCAAGCGCCGCCGGGCAGCTTTCCATAAAAGCCTGCGCGGTCCGGTCGCCCGTCGCGAGCAGGATTGTCGCGGGGCCTTCCAGCCGGGCGATCGCGTCGTCGATCCGTGCCGCGAGGCTGTCGGGCGCAGCGGGGCCAGTCGGTGCCTTGAGCGCCGACAGCCCGCGAAACAGCTTCCGGAAATCGACCTCGCCCCTGACCAGCCTGATCACGCTTTTCGGGTCCTTGAGCCGCGACAGATAGCGCGCCCGGATCGCCGCCGCCGGAGGCAGCGCGGGTTCCTCGTCCGTGCCGTCGGCGTCGCTCTCATACGTCCACGGATTGGCGACGATCAGTCCATCGATCGCCAGCGGCTGGTGAAGCAACAACGCGCTTGCCGCATCGCAATTGCCGAACGCAACGATGCTCGAGACCTGCGGCGATTCCTCGCGAAACGCCGCAATCGCTGCGGCGATATCGGGCCCGCTGCTTTCGAAGCCGCCATTGTCGCCTTCGCTGTCGCCGACCCCGCGCCGGTCGAACCGAAACACCGGATGCCCGGCCGCGGCGACGCGCTGCGCCAGTGTCGCCATGCCGCGATGCGCGCCGCTGCGGATCTCGTTGCCGCCCGACACGATCAGCAGGCCGGTGCTGCCCTCCGCGTCGTCGAGCGTGGCGGCCAGCGCCGCGCCTTCGCAGGAAAAGTTCAGCTGATGCCGCATGACTTGCTCCATGCGGCGATGTCAGCGGCAATGGCGCGCGCCATCGCCGCATCCTCGCCCGGCTCGGCGCGCAGCCAGAGCGGTGTGCCGGCGATGCCGTCGGCGCCAATACCGATGCTGCGCAGCGGGGCGACCGGTTGCGCCTCGGCGGCGCCCAGCCCTGCGATCATCGCCGGCGACAGCGCGTTGCCGGCGAGCAGAAGGGCTTCGGATCGCGCGGCCGCCTGCAGATCTTCCAGCGATGACCTCACGCCAGCTTCACGGTCGGCGCTCACCCGCGCGCGCATCAAGGTGCGGAGTAGCGATGCGCCGCCGACGGGCGCGAGCCGCCACCATGCAGTGGCCTTCGCCTTATGATCGATCAGCGTCCCGCCGCGCACCGATGCGATGATGGCGGGCCCATCGTTGCCCGCGATGACCTCGGCCAGCGCATCCTGCCAGCGATCCAGATCGACCTCGACGAGCGGAACGAGGCTCTCATTCTGTCCCGGCAGGTCGGGAAGCAGCGCTGCGAAACCGTTCGCTACAAGCGCGCGCATCGCGAGCACCAGGGTACGGCGCGTGCGGTTCGCTTCCTCGAACAGCGGCGGGACGATGACGATGGTGGCGCGGGGTGTACCCGCGGGGTCGATGCGCAATCGGTGTTCGGCCATGCGCTCCGCGTCCGATTCAGCTGGTCACTTTGCGCAGCGAAAAGGCCAGCAAATTGCCGTAGGTTTCAAATATCTCGCCATCGACTTCATCGTCGTCGATGATGATACCGAGCCGGTCTTCCATCTCGGTCAGCACCGTCGCGACCGCCATCGAATCGAATTCGGGCAGTTCGCCGAACAGCCCGCTGTCGTCGGTCAGCGCGGCGGCGCGGTCTTCGCCAAGGCCGAGCACATCGGCGAGCAGGGCGCGAAGGGTGGCGTCGATGGAGCTGCTATCGGTCAATTTTCTTTCCTTAGCATGGAACGGGCAAAGGCCTTCAATGCCGGCCCCCATGCCGCGAGGCGCGACGGATTGAAAGCCTCGATACGCCACAGCGGGTCGTGCCGGTTCATCCAGTCACGCTTGTAACCGTCGTTGCCGGTGCCGAAATCGACGCGCTTCACGCGGTCGACCTCGATGACGTGGCGGAACAGCGCGGCCGAAAGCAAGGTGCCGGGCGAGGCTTTCAGACTGTCCTCGACATGCGCGAGCTTGTGGATGAAGGCCGTGCCATCCTCGACCGTCCAATATTGCGCCGCGACCGGGACGCCCTCGATCCGCGCGATTCCCATGCGGAACGTGCCGCGGACGCTTTCGAGTTCGGCAAAGGCGCGCAGCAAGGCGGGATCGCCTTCCTCGGGCTTCCAACTCGCGGCGTAGATTTGCTCATAGGCGGCCCAACTGCCGGGATCGAAAGCGGTGATCAACTGGATGTCGACCACGCCCTTTTTCGCTTTGCGCTGGACGGTGCTGCGCAGCGCGCCGGGGCGGCTCGCCCACCAGACCTCATGATCCATCTCGCCGAGGTCGAGCCAGTGACGGTCACCCGCCGGTGTGGTTTTTACCCACCAGCCTGCGCCACGAAGCGCGGAAACGATCTCTTCCCGATCTTCGTCGCGAACCGGATAGAGCGACAGCCGTGCCCCCCCGGTACGCAGGTCGCGAAACAGCGCCGACAGCGCGTTGCGGCGATCGCGACCGCCCGAAAACAGGGGCCGGATGGCAAAGCTGTACCAGTTCGTCAGCCCAGCCAGATGCCCCGGGGCCTCGATACGCAGCGGCAGCCAGGCCGCCGTGCCGTTCGCCCTGCCGCTCGCGTCTATCCGGCCTTCGCCCGCGAAACCGTGCGCCGCGAGCAGGTCGAACCATTCCGTCCGATCGAAAGGCGAAGCGAAACCTGCGGCCCGCGCCGCATCATCATTAGCCTGATGTTCACCGTTCCCTTGCATGATGCGGCCCTCTATCACTCCTCTCCTAACAGCCGATGACCAAAGTCGAAAACCCGCCCTCGTTTCCGATCGACCATCTCGCCCTTCGCGGCGCGGCGGATGCGGCTGCGCTGCTGATCGGCGACCGGATCACGACTTTTGCCGACCTCGACGCCGCAGTCGGCCGGCTGGCTTCGTGGCTGCTCGAACAGGCGGGCGGTCCGGGCGAGCGGGTTGCGAGCTGGAGCGCGAAGACGCGGCTGGCCTGCCTGATGCCGCTCGCCGCGGCGCGCGCGGGGTTGATCCATGTGCCGGTCAATCCGCTGCTGAAGGGGCGACAGGTCGCGCATATCCTTGCCGACAGCGGCGCGAAACTGCTCGTCACCAATCATTCGCGCGCGGAGATGCTGGGCGACGCACGGCCCGAAGATTGCGCGGTTCAGGATTTGAAGGTTGCGGAGGCGGTCATCGATTCGGGCGGGCAGGGGCTGCCGCCGTCGATCGCCGAAGCGGGCGACCTTGCCGCCATCCTCTACACCAGCGGCTCGACCGGGCGGCCCAAGGGCGTGATGCTGAGCCACGCGAACCTGTGGCTAGGTGCCGAAAGCGTCGCCTCCTATCTTGGTATCGTGCCCGGCGACCGCGCGCTCGGCGTGCTGCCGCTGAGCTTCGACTATGGCCAGAACCAGCTGTTTTCGAGCTGGTACGCGGGCGCAGCGGTCGCGCCGCTCGACTATCTGACCGCGCGCGACGTCGTGAAGGCGGTGACGCGGCACCGGATAACGACGATTGCTGGGGTGCCGCCGCTCTGGGTGCAACTCGTCGAGGCTGAATGGCCTGCCGAACCCGCAAGCCTGTTGAAGCGCCTCACCAACAGCGGCGGCGCACTGACGCCTTCACTGATCGACGCGATGCGCCGGACCTTCCCCAAGGCGGACATCTATCCGATGTACGGGCTGACCGAGGCGTTCCGTTCGACCTTTCTCGACCCGGCGCTCGTCGCCGACCATCCGACCTCGATGGGCCGTGCGATCCCGCACGCCGAGATCCTCGTCTGCCGCCCCGACGGAAGCGTCGCAGACGACGACGAGCCTGGCGAGCTTGTCCACACCGGACCTTTGGTGGCGCAGGGCTACTGGCGCGATGACGAGCGCACCGCGCAGCGTTTCAAGCCCGCGCCAATCACGTCGCGCTACGGCGGCATCGCGGTGTGGTCGGGCGATACCGTGCGCCGCGACGCTGCCGGCCTCCTCTATTTCGTCGGTCGCGACGATGCGATGATCAAGACCGCGGGCAACCGCGTCAGTCCCACCGAGGTCGAGGATGTCGCGGTCGCGTCGGGGTTGATCTACGAAGCCGTCGCCTTCGGCGTGCCCGACGCGCGGCTCGGCGCCGCGATCATCCTGATCGTGCGCGGCAAGGACGGCGCCGCGGACGAAGAGGGACTGGCAGCCTATCTCCGCCAGAATCTTCCCAATTTCATGCAGCCGCATATCATCGAATGGCGGAGCGAACTGCCGCGGAACCCCAATGGCAAGCTCGATCGGGTGGCGATCTCGGCCGATTGGGGCAGGGAGGTAGCGGCATGAAACCCCACGGCCCGATTCCGCCCGGCTTCAAGGCCGATGCGGGCGGTATGCTGCTGATCGGCGGCGACCGCGCCGAAGCGCTCGCGGATGTCGCGGGTGATACCCCGCTGTTCGTCTATGACAGCGCGATGCTGACCGCGCGCGTCGCCGAATGGCGCGCGGCGATGCCCGCCAGGGTGCAGCTTCATTACGCCATGAAAGCGAATCCCTATGCGCCCCTGCTCGCCTTCATGGCGCGGCTCGTCGACGGGTTCGACGTCGCGTCGGGCGGCGAGTTCAAGGCCGCGCTGGCAAGTGGCATGCCCGCGGGCGACATCAGCTTCGCCGGGCCCGGCAAGCGCGATCGTGAACTCGAAGCGACGATCACCGCCGGCGCGACGCTTAATCTGGAATCGGCGGGTGAGGCGGCGCGCGCGCTATCGATCGCCGAGCATCTCGGTCTGACGCCCAGCCTTGCAGTGCGCGTCAATCCCGATTTCGACCTCAAGGGGTCGGGCATGAAGATGGGCGGCGGCGCCAAGCCCTTTGGCGTCGATGCCGCCGAGGTTCCGGCGCTCGTCCGCCGCCTGATCGATGCTGGCGCCGATTGGCAGGGCTTCCATATTTTCGCGGGATCGCAGGCGCTTGACGCCGCCGCGATCGCCGAAACACAGGCGCAGACGGTGGCGCTCGCGGCGCGGCTCGCGAATGAAATCGGCGTGACCCCGCCGCTCGTCAATCTGGGCGGCGGCATGGGCGTGCCCTATTTTCCCGGCGACAAGCCGGTCGATGCCGTCGCGGTCGGAGCCGCGCTCGGCGAAACTCTGGCAACGCGCGATACGATCCTCGCGGACAGCCGTTTCGCGATGGAACTCGGTCGCTGGCTCGTCGCCGAAGCCGGCGTCTATCTGACCCGCATCGTCGACCGCAAGGTCAGTCATGGCGAGACGTTCCTCGTCACCGACGGCGGTCTCCACCATCAGCTCGCGGCGAGTGGCAATTTCGGAACGGTGATCCGTCGTAACTATCCCATAGCATTGGCCGGCGCCTTCGGTGCCGAGCCGACCGAAACCGTCTCGGTCGTCGGCTGCCTCTGCACGCCGCTCGACCGGCTCGGCGATCAGGTCGCGCTGCCGCGCGCCGACGTCGGCGACCTGGTTGCGATCTTTCAGGCGGGCGCCTACGGTGCAAGCGCGAGCCCTGCGGCGTTCCTGGGACAGGGGCCAGCGCGCGAAATGCTCGTCTGATCGGGCTCGACCTGTTCCCTATCGGGACAGTTCCGCGATGTTGCGGTCCAGACTTATGTCAATACTAACATTATGTTCACCCTTTTCGAGCAATGGCGGACACTGACGATATGGCTGTCGCCGCGTAAGTTCTGGACCGCGGTTCCCCCGGCGGCTCGAAAGGTTGATGATTATGGCTTCGTTCCCCTCGCTTCGCATCGCGCGCGCCGCGCTCGTATCGGGCATCGCCGCGACGGCGCTCACCGGCTGCATGGGCGCGGGCAACGCGCCGCAACTCCCCAGCGCGAACTTCGTCGCGAACCAGGAGGGGCCGGGCGAGGAATATATCATCGGCCCGCTCGACGAACTCCAGATCTTCGTGTGGCGCAACCCCGAACTCGGCGGCAAGGTGCAGGTGCGTCCTGACGGTCGCATCACGACGCCGCTGATCACCGACATGCCCGCGGTGGGGAAAACCCCCACGATGCTCCAACAGGACATCAAGCTCCAGCTCAGCCAATATATCACCGATCCGATCGTCAGCGTGATCGTCACCACCTTCAACAGCACCTTCTCGCAGCAGGTGCGCGTGGTCGGCGCGACCGAGAAACCGGCGTCGATCCCCTTTCGTGCCAACATGACCGTGCTCGACGCAATGATTGCAGTCGGCGGGCTGGGCGAATATGCCGCTGGGAACAAGGCGCGACTCGTCCGTTTCGACAAGGGCAGTGGGAAGCAGCAGGAATTTGCCCTGCGGCTTAATGACCTGATCAAGCGCGGCGATATCAAGGCGAACGTGCGGCTGCAGCCCGGCGATGTGATCATCATCCCCGAAAGCATGTTCTGATATCGACCGGCGGCCACCCACTCATGTCCCAAGGATAGATTTCGAGCGATGAACAGCCTCTATGATGAATTCCGGGTAGCAGTGCACAGCGTCTGGACGCGCCGCTGGCTGGTGCTGGCGGTCGCGTGGGGCATTTGCATCCTCGGTTGGCTCGCGATCGCGTCGATTCCGAACCGTTACGACAGCCGCGCGCGCCTGCTCGTCGACATCAACCAGATCCTGCCCGACGAAACGGGCGGCAGGGGACCGCAGATCGACCAGATTCGCGAGACGCTGACCAGCGCGCGCAACATGGAAAAGGTCGCGGCGACGACGGGGCTGCTCCCCGCGGGGGCCAATGACCGCGAAAAGGCCGGCACGGTTGCGATGCTGCAAAAGAATATCAAGGTCGTTCCGCAGCAGGACAATATCTTCGAAATCACCTCGAGCATCGCGGTCGGCAGCCTGTCCGATGCCGACAACGCAAAGCTGGCGTCGGGCGTGCTCGACAGCCTGATTACCGTGTTCCGCGATGATCAGTTGCGCGGCGGCCGGATGAACGCGCGCGAAGGACTCAAATTCCTCGACGCGCAGATCGCCGACCGCGAAAAGGCGCTGCGCGAAGTCGAAGCGCGGCGCGCGGCGTTCGAGGCGCAGAATATCGGGCTGATCCCCGGCGGCGCGGGATCGCCGGCGCAGCGCGTCGATGCGGCACGCGCCGAACTGAGCCAGATCGACTCGCAACTGGTGTCGGCGCAGGCGCAACTCGCGGCCGCGAACGGCCAGCTGGCATCGACTCCGCAGTCGATTCCCGGCGCCGGCGGCGGTGTCGGCGGCGGCGTGGCGCGCCAGCAGCTTGCCGGCGCGCAGAACGAACTGTCGGCGATGCGCGCGCGCGGCCTGACCGACGCGCACCCCGATATGATCGCGATCAAGAGCCAGATCGCATCGCTCAAGGCCATCGCCGATCGCGAGGGTGCGGGTGGCGGTGGCGGCGGGATACAAAACCCCGCCTATGCCTCGCTTGCCGCGATGCGCGCCGAGCGCCAGGCGACCGTCAGCGCGCTGTCGGCACGCAAGAGCCAGCTGATGGGCGACATAGCGAAGATCACGGCGCAGCAGATCCAGAACCCGGGAATCGCCGCCGAATATGACCGGATTAATGGCGAATATACCGCATTCAAGGCGCAATATGACAAGCTGCTCGGCCAGCGCGAGCAGGTACGGATGCGCGGCGAGGTGCAGACCGAAACCGACGCGATCAAGATCGAACTGCTCGACCCGCCCTCGAAGCCGACGAGCCCCGCCGCGCCCAACCGGCCGCTCTTCCTGACGCTGGTGCTGCTCGCGGGTGTCGGCGGTGGCATCGGCGCCGCCTTCGGCCTCGGCCAGGTGCGGACAAGCTATGCGACCGCGGCGAAGCTCGAACGCGCGAGCGGACTGCCGGTGATCGGTTCGATCACCGAGGTGGTGACGCCCGAACGTCATGTCGAACGGCGCAAGAAGCTCGTCTGGCTGGCAAGCGGCGGCGCCGCGCTGGTCGGGCTCTATGCCTTGTTGCTGGTCGCCGAATTCATCCAGCGCGGCATGGTTGCGTGACGGGGGACGATGACATGAACGATCAACGCAAAGTCAAACGCCCGCCCTCGCTGCTCGAACGCGCCGCCGATATGTTCGGACTCGATCCCGCCGCCAACGCGCCGACGATCGATGTGTCGAACCTGCCGCCCGAACCCGAGAAAAAGGCAAAGAAGGCGAAGGCCGAACCCGCCGCCGAGACGCCGCAGCCCGAAATCCTGGAGCCGTCCGTCGAGGCCGCGCCGGCCGTCGACCCGGCGCCCGCGTCGAAGCCCTCTCCGCGCAAGGATGTCGCAAAGGCGGCGCCCGCCGTCGTCCCGACGCGGCAGGGAACAATCGACCGCGAGCGGCTTGCGTCGCGAGGCATGATCGTGCCCGGCACGCCGGTCACCGGCATCGCCGAAGAATATCGCATCGTGAAGCGCGAGTTGATCCGCAATTTCGGTGGCGTCGGCAACCGCCCGATCCTGCCGCGCGGCCACCGCGTGCTGATCGCGTCGGCGAACCCCGGCGAGGGAAAGACCTTCTCGGCGGTGAACCTCGCCCTGAGCCTCGCGGTCGAGGCCGATCACGACGTGCTGCTGATCGACGCGGACATCGCCAAGCCCAGCGTGATCGACGCGCTGGGGCTCGAAGATGGTCCGGGCCTGATGGACGCGCTTGCCGATCCGCACCTGCCGCTGGGCGATTGCCTGATCCAGACCGACATCGCGGGGTTGAAGGTCATGCCCGCCGGCACGCAACACATGCACGACACCGAGCTGCTCGCCTCGGCGCGCACCGAAGCCCTGCTGGCGCGGCTCGAACAGGGCGCGCCCGGCCGCATTCTCATCCTCGATTCGCCGCCGGTGCTTGCCGCGTCGCCCGCCGCTGTGCTCGCGGGACACGTCGGCCAGACGATCATGGTCGTGCGCGCCGACGAAACGCTCGAGTCCTCGTTGCGCGATGCGATCGGGCTGATGGGCGCCTGCCCGCATATCCAGTTGCTGCTCAACGGCGTGAAATATTCGCCGGGCGGACGCCGCTTCGGCACCTATTATGGTCAGGGAGGCGCGTGATGCGCACCGCGACCGGTACGCGTCATGTCGCGACGCTGGCGGCGCTTCTGCTCGCCGGGACCGCGACGGGTGCGCATGCCCAATTTTCTGGCGACCCGGGTTCGGGCGCCGGTGAAGCGCCAACCGGCGCGCCCGCGGCCGAGCCGGGCCGCGCGGAGAGCCGGGCCGAAGGCCGCCGGGCCCAGCGCCAGGTCGATGTCAGCCCCTATCTGGAGGTTGGGCAGGTTTTGACCGCCGATCTCAAAAATGGCGGCGATGTCCTCACTTACACGACCGTCGCCGCGGGCATCGATGCCGCGATCGTGACGCGCCGCGCCGAACTCGCCGCGACGTTGCGTTACGAGCATCGCTTCGGCTGGAACGGCGATCTTGGTGATTCGGATACGATCAGCGGCCTCGCACGCGGCCGGATCGAGGTCGCGCGCGGCCTCAACCTCGAGGGTGGCGCGCTCGCCACGCGCACGCGGGCCGACGGGCAGGGTGCCGACAGCGGGCTGTTCATCGGCGACGCCAGCAATGTCGCCAACCTCTATTCGGTTTACGCCGGCCCAACCCTGGCCCGGCGGATCGGCGGGCTCGACTTCGGCGCCGGCTATCGCTTCGGCTATACCAAGGTCGATATCGACGAGCCCGCGATCCTCTCGCCCGATACCCAGCCGCAGGATGTTTTCGACAGCTCGACCAACCATGTCGCCTGGGCCAGCCTCGGCGCGCGTCCCGGCGACCTGCCGTTCGGATGGCAGGTGTCGGGCGGCTATGAGCGCGAGGATGCGAGCCAGCTCGACCAGCGCTACGAGGGCAAATATGCCCGCGCCGACATCACGGTGCCCGTCGGGCCGACCGTCGCGCTACTCGGCGGCGTCGGTTACGAGGATATCGAGATCGGTCAGCGCGACCCCGTGCTCGACGCGAATGGCGTGCCGGTGCGCGATGAGAGCGGCCGCTTCGTCACCGACAAATCGACCCCGCGCCGCCTGTCGTTCGACACCGACGGGCTGATCTGGGATGCGGGAGTGATGTGGCGGCCGAGCCGCCGCACCTCACTGACCGCCCGCGTCGGCCGCCGCTATGGCGATACCATCTATACCGGCAGTTTCGCCTATCGCGCCGATCATGCGACGACGATCCAGGTCGGCGTCTATGACGGGCTGTCCAGCCTCGGCCGCGGCCTGTCGGGCGGGCTTGCCGCGCTGCCGACGCAGTTCGACCCGACGCGCAACCCGATCGGCGGCAATATCAACCCGTGCGTGTTCGGCGGGCAGGGCGGCGGTTGCCTCAACAACCAGCTCGGCAACGCGACATCGGCGCAATATCGCAGCCGCGGCGTCCAGGCGACGCTGTCGTCGCGCTTCTCGGGCTGGGCCTATGGCGTCGGCGTCGGTTACGACCAGCGCAAGCTGCTCGCGCCGCAGCTGTCGCCGATCGCCAGCCTCGACGGGATCAAGGACGAAAGCTGGTATCTGTTCGTCTCGGCGGGGCGCCAGCTTGACGCCGACTCCGACCTCAGCCTGTCGGGCTATGTCAATTATTTCGACAATGGCGCGCCGGGCGCGAGCGACGTCCAGTCGGCCGGGCTCTCGGCCGCCTATTCGCGGCGCTTCTGGCGCGGCCTGACCGGGACGGCGGCGGCAAGCCTCAACGCCTTCGATCAGGAAGGCTTCAACAGCCAGCTAATCGGTTCAGCTTTGGTGGGACTGCGTTACAACTTCTGACCAGGCAACGGGAATTTTTGCGATGTACGATCAATTCTACGGTTTCACCGGACGTCCGTTCCAGCTGACGCCAGACCCGCATTTCTATTTCGAAAGCGGCACGCACCGCAAGGCGATGTCCTACCTCGGCTATGGCCTCGCGCAGGGTGAAGGCTTCATCGTGATCACCGGCGACGTCGGCGCCGGCAAGACGACGCTCGTCGGTCACCTCATGAACACGATCGACCCCAATCGCCTGACGGCGGTCAAGCTGGTGTCGACGCAGGTCGAGGGCGACGACCTCCTCCGCCTCGTCGCCGAACAGTTCGGCATCGAGTGGGAAGGGCAGAGCAAGGCCGAACTCCTGCGTTCGATGGAACAATATCTGCGCGAACAGGCACGCGCGGGGAAACGCACGCTGCTGATCGTCGACGAGGGGCAGAATCTTGCGATCTCGGCGCTCGAAGAGCTGCGGATGCTGTCGAACTTCCAGCTCGGCGGCCACTCGTTGCTCCAGATCTTCCTGCTCGGCCAGCCCGAATTCCGCCAGACGCTTTTTCACTCGCCGACGCTCGAACAGCTGCGCCAGCGCGTGATCGCGACGCACCACCTCGACCCGATGGAGCCCGAGGAGGTTGAACCCTATATCCTCCACCGCCTCGGCAAGGTCGGGTGGACGGGCAACCCCAGCTTCAGCCCCGACGCGTTCGAGGAAATCTTCGACTACAGCGAAGGCGTGCCGCGCAAATTGAACGTGCTGGTCAGCCGCCTGCTGCTGTACGGCGCGGTCGAGCAGATGAACCGCATCACCGCGCAGAATGTGCGCTCGGTCGTCGCCGAGATCGAGGCCGATCGTGGCATCGACGCTTCGACGCTGGCGCCGCTGCCGGTCGAAGACGTCGTCGCGGCCGCAGCGACGGCTGTCGCGCCGACCCCCGCGCCCTTCGCCGCGCCGGCCGCTGCGAACGAGACGCCGTCCGAATGGCCGGCACGCGCTGCGGAACCCGACGACAATGGTCCGGCTCCTTTCGCGGCCCCGGTCGAACCGGCGCAGGTCATCACCCT
This genomic interval from Sphingopyxis chilensis contains the following:
- a CDS encoding pyridoxal-dependent decarboxylase, exosortase A system-associated, with product MKPHGPIPPGFKADAGGMLLIGGDRAEALADVAGDTPLFVYDSAMLTARVAEWRAAMPARVQLHYAMKANPYAPLLAFMARLVDGFDVASGGEFKAALASGMPAGDISFAGPGKRDRELEATITAGATLNLESAGEAARALSIAEHLGLTPSLAVRVNPDFDLKGSGMKMGGGAKPFGVDAAEVPALVRRLIDAGADWQGFHIFAGSQALDAAAIAETQAQTVALAARLANEIGVTPPLVNLGGGMGVPYFPGDKPVDAVAVGAALGETLATRDTILADSRFAMELGRWLVAEAGVYLTRIVDRKVSHGETFLVTDGGLHHQLAASGNFGTVIRRNYPIALAGAFGAEPTETVSVVGCLCTPLDRLGDQVALPRADVGDLVAIFQAGAYGASASPAAFLGQGPAREMLV
- a CDS encoding XrtA system polysaccharide chain length determinant; the protein is MNSLYDEFRVAVHSVWTRRWLVLAVAWGICILGWLAIASIPNRYDSRARLLVDINQILPDETGGRGPQIDQIRETLTSARNMEKVAATTGLLPAGANDREKAGTVAMLQKNIKVVPQQDNIFEITSSIAVGSLSDADNAKLASGVLDSLITVFRDDQLRGGRMNAREGLKFLDAQIADREKALREVEARRAAFEAQNIGLIPGGAGSPAQRVDAARAELSQIDSQLVSAQAQLAAANGQLASTPQSIPGAGGGVGGGVARQQLAGAQNELSAMRARGLTDAHPDMIAIKSQIASLKAIADREGAGGGGGGIQNPAYASLAAMRAERQATVSALSARKSQLMGDIAKITAQQIQNPGIAAEYDRINGEYTAFKAQYDKLLGQREQVRMRGEVQTETDAIKIELLDPPSKPTSPAAPNRPLFLTLVLLAGVGGGIGAAFGLGQVRTSYATAAKLERASGLPVIGSITEVVTPERHVERRKKLVWLASGGAALVGLYALLLVAEFIQRGMVA
- a CDS encoding acyl-CoA ligase (AMP-forming), exosortase A system-associated → MTKVENPPSFPIDHLALRGAADAAALLIGDRITTFADLDAAVGRLASWLLEQAGGPGERVASWSAKTRLACLMPLAAARAGLIHVPVNPLLKGRQVAHILADSGAKLLVTNHSRAEMLGDARPEDCAVQDLKVAEAVIDSGGQGLPPSIAEAGDLAAILYTSGSTGRPKGVMLSHANLWLGAESVASYLGIVPGDRALGVLPLSFDYGQNQLFSSWYAGAAVAPLDYLTARDVVKAVTRHRITTIAGVPPLWVQLVEAEWPAEPASLLKRLTNSGGALTPSLIDAMRRTFPKADIYPMYGLTEAFRSTFLDPALVADHPTSMGRAIPHAEILVCRPDGSVADDDEPGELVHTGPLVAQGYWRDDERTAQRFKPAPITSRYGGIAVWSGDTVRRDAAGLLYFVGRDDAMIKTAGNRVSPTEVEDVAVASGLIYEAVAFGVPDARLGAAIILIVRGKDGAADEEGLAAYLRQNLPNFMQPHIIEWRSELPRNPNGKLDRVAISADWGREVAA
- a CDS encoding XrtA/PEP-CTERM system exopolysaccharide export protein translates to MASFPSLRIARAALVSGIAATALTGCMGAGNAPQLPSANFVANQEGPGEEYIIGPLDELQIFVWRNPELGGKVQVRPDGRITTPLITDMPAVGKTPTMLQQDIKLQLSQYITDPIVSVIVTTFNSTFSQQVRVVGATEKPASIPFRANMTVLDAMIAVGGLGEYAAGNKARLVRFDKGSGKQQEFALRLNDLIKRGDIKANVRLQPGDVIIIPESMF
- a CDS encoding P-loop NTPase — protein: MNDQRKVKRPPSLLERAADMFGLDPAANAPTIDVSNLPPEPEKKAKKAKAEPAAETPQPEILEPSVEAAPAVDPAPASKPSPRKDVAKAAPAVVPTRQGTIDRERLASRGMIVPGTPVTGIAEEYRIVKRELIRNFGGVGNRPILPRGHRVLIASANPGEGKTFSAVNLALSLAVEADHDVLLIDADIAKPSVIDALGLEDGPGLMDALADPHLPLGDCLIQTDIAGLKVMPAGTQHMHDTELLASARTEALLARLEQGAPGRILILDSPPVLAASPAAVLAGHVGQTIMVVRADETLESSLRDAIGLMGACPHIQLLLNGVKYSPGGRRFGTYYGQGGA
- a CDS encoding alpha/beta hydrolase family protein; the protein is MAEHRLRIDPAGTPRATIVIVPPLFEEANRTRRTLVLAMRALVANGFAALLPDLPGQNESLVPLVEVDLDRWQDALAEVIAGNDGPAIIASVRGGTLIDHKAKATAWWRLAPVGGASLLRTLMRARVSADREAGVRSSLEDLQAAARSEALLLAGNALSPAMIAGLGAAEAQPVAPLRSIGIGADGIAGTPLWLRAEPGEDAAMARAIAADIAAWSKSCGIS
- a CDS encoding acyl carrier protein, translated to MTDSSSIDATLRALLADVLGLGEDRAAALTDDSGLFGELPEFDSMAVATVLTEMEDRLGIIIDDDEVDGEIFETYGNLLAFSLRKVTS
- a CDS encoding GNAT family N-acetyltransferase, translated to MQGNGEHQANDDAARAAGFASPFDRTEWFDLLAAHGFAGEGRIDASGRANGTAAWLPLRIEAPGHLAGLTNWYSFAIRPLFSGGRDRRNALSALFRDLRTGGARLSLYPVRDEDREEIVSALRGAGWWVKTTPAGDRHWLDLGEMDHEVWWASRPGALRSTVQRKAKKGVVDIQLITAFDPGSWAAYEQIYAASWKPEEGDPALLRAFAELESVRGTFRMGIARIEGVPVAAQYWTVEDGTAFIHKLAHVEDSLKASPGTLLSAALFRHVIEVDRVKRVDFGTGNDGYKRDWMNRHDPLWRIEAFNPSRLAAWGPALKAFARSMLRKEN
- a CDS encoding hydrolase 1, exosortase A system-associated, which translates into the protein MRHQLNFSCEGAALAATLDDAEGSTGLLIVSGGNEIRSGAHRGMATLAQRVAAAGHPVFRFDRRGVGDSEGDNGGFESSGPDIAAAIAAFREESPQVSSIVAFGNCDAASALLLHQPLAIDGLIVANPWTYESDADGTDEEPALPPAAAIRARYLSRLKDPKSVIRLVRGEVDFRKLFRGLSALKAPTGPAAPDSLAARIDDAIARLEGPATILLATGDRTAQAFMESCPAALDRVPVRRLASPSHSFAGDDGEWLAARILEILK